The following are from one region of the Pelagibius sp. CAU 1746 genome:
- a CDS encoding transporter has product MPTVNPGRSIGSAVVSSLGIALLSGTAFAQDIPQHQPVIYTVGQLYDLIEKQREQLEAQRLRIDQLEHAIRGISGQPPYQIAPGADSGSPYPQPSSGRNAAPGVIYVTAPSGPQQAQGGTPDRPVGEEDPDAQRRRIDVSGVQDIGGVLTRRNHLVVEPSIEYENTTSTRFFFDGVEIIETVLVGDIEVSDADRDTITAAGTVRYGVTDRSEVEVRVPFVYRNDDVTRDVVGGGGGSEASSLDAANLGDIEATFRYQLNSGQDDWPIFVANARVKSPTGRGPFDVDRDEDGIETELSTGSGFWAVQPSVSVIYPSDPAVFFANASYTHSFGYDVDETIGDSHVGDVQPGDVVGFGFGMGFALNNKASFSVGYAHDFVFETEQEIDGTTIKSDSFDVGRLSLGFSYALTDDININLNTQVGITEDAPDVVLTLRTPITFDLN; this is encoded by the coding sequence ATGCCTACAGTCAATCCCGGACGCTCGATCGGATCGGCAGTGGTGAGCTCCCTCGGCATTGCCCTCCTCTCCGGCACCGCCTTTGCCCAGGACATCCCGCAGCACCAGCCGGTGATCTACACCGTCGGACAGTTGTACGATCTGATCGAGAAACAGCGCGAGCAGTTGGAAGCGCAGCGCCTCCGGATCGACCAACTGGAACATGCCATCCGGGGAATATCCGGACAGCCGCCCTACCAGATCGCGCCCGGCGCCGATAGCGGCTCTCCTTACCCACAGCCCAGCTCCGGCCGCAACGCGGCACCGGGCGTTATCTACGTGACCGCTCCGTCCGGGCCACAGCAAGCGCAGGGCGGGACGCCGGACCGGCCCGTCGGCGAGGAGGACCCCGACGCTCAACGCCGGCGTATCGACGTGTCCGGCGTGCAGGACATCGGCGGCGTCCTGACCCGCAGGAACCACCTGGTAGTAGAACCGTCGATCGAATACGAAAACACCACAAGCACTCGCTTCTTCTTCGACGGCGTCGAAATCATCGAGACCGTTCTGGTCGGCGACATCGAAGTATCGGACGCCGACCGCGATACCATAACCGCCGCGGGCACGGTACGTTACGGCGTGACCGACCGCTCGGAAGTCGAAGTCCGCGTCCCCTTCGTTTACCGCAACGACGATGTGACCCGCGACGTGGTCGGCGGCGGCGGCGGCTCGGAAGCCAGCAGCCTCGATGCGGCCAATCTTGGCGATATCGAAGCCACCTTCCGCTATCAACTGAACTCCGGGCAGGACGATTGGCCCATCTTCGTCGCCAACGCCCGGGTGAAGTCTCCCACCGGGCGCGGCCCCTTCGACGTCGACCGCGATGAGGACGGAATCGAGACGGAGCTTTCCACCGGATCCGGCTTCTGGGCCGTCCAGCCCAGCGTCTCGGTCATTTATCCGAGCGATCCGGCGGTGTTTTTCGCCAATGCCAGCTATACTCACAGTTTTGGCTATGACGTGGACGAGACGATTGGCGACTCTCATGTCGGCGACGTTCAGCCCGGCGACGTTGTCGGCTTCGGCTTCGGGATGGGATTTGCACTGAATAACAAGGCGTCCTTCAGCGTCGGCTACGCTCACGATTTCGTCTTCGAGACGGAGCAGGAGATCGACGGCACCACCATCAAGTCCGACAGCTTCGATGTCGGGCGACTGAGCCTGGGCTTTTCCTACGCCCTCACCGACGACATCAACATCAACCTCAACACCCAGGTCGGCATTACCGAGGATGCCCCGGACGTCGTGCTGACCTTGCGCACCCCCATCACTTTCGACCTGAACTGA
- a CDS encoding C39 family peptidase, with translation MACLLTVAGLLAGSNLSLSVARGAEARFVSAGGMAFNLKVKSFRERKWESVIRQERDFSCGSAAVATLLSYHYNRPTHEEEVFQAMFAAGDREKIMAQGFSLLDMKRYLDTQGYTADGFRVSLDKLAEVGVPAIVLLNISGYRHFVVIKGISSEDVLVGDPSRGIQRYKRAAFEEFLENDIVFVVRTKVDVAKANFNLVEDWAAHPKAPLGPAVAQSNLANITIYLPGSGLR, from the coding sequence GTGGCCTGCCTGCTGACGGTCGCCGGCCTGCTGGCGGGATCGAACCTCTCATTGTCCGTTGCCAGGGGTGCGGAGGCCCGTTTCGTCTCCGCCGGCGGCATGGCGTTCAATCTCAAGGTAAAGAGCTTCAGGGAGCGCAAATGGGAGTCGGTGATCCGGCAGGAGCGCGACTTTTCTTGCGGTTCGGCCGCGGTCGCGACTTTGCTCTCCTATCATTACAATCGCCCCACCCATGAGGAAGAGGTCTTCCAAGCGATGTTCGCCGCCGGGGATCGCGAGAAGATCATGGCCCAGGGATTCTCGCTGCTCGATATGAAACGGTACCTGGACACCCAGGGCTATACGGCCGACGGCTTCCGGGTCTCTCTCGATAAGCTGGCCGAGGTCGGCGTCCCGGCGATCGTCCTGCTGAACATCAGCGGCTATCGGCACTTCGTCGTGATCAAGGGAATCTCCTCAGAGGATGTCCTTGTCGGCGATCCGTCGCGCGGCATTCAACGGTACAAGCGGGCGGCCTTCGAGGAGTTTCTGGAAAACGACATCGTTTTCGTCGTTCGCACCAAGGTCGACGTGGCCAAGGCGAACTTCAACCTCGTCGAGGATTGGGCCGCTCATCCCAAGGCGCCGCTAGGGCCGGCGGTTGCCCAGAGCAACCTGGCGAACATCACGATCTATCTGCCCGGATCGGGCTTGCGCTGA